In the Hermetia illucens chromosome 1, iHerIll2.2.curated.20191125, whole genome shotgun sequence genome, GGGCATTTAGAGTCGATGTCTGCACTCCTTTCGCCACTGTAGACATATCGCTTGCGCAGTATTAAATGTTATAATTAAACAGATGTCTAGTCTCAATGCAAATAGAATAACGAAAagataataaaatgaaataagaaATTACGTGAATTTGCTTTGCTCcataaaggagtgaacaggtgACATTTGTGACACCTCCAACAAGCTGTAAAGTGGCTGACGAGATTTTACACATTGTATCAACTTGCTGGGGCCTAAAACCAAATCCAGATTTAATGTTTCCTCGCAAATCAAAGGGCCGGAAAATGGATACCTACCTTCGGTACAAAAGATATATTCGCCTAGAGAAAGCAACAAGTAATTTATTATTGCTAAATATACAGGATTCAAAGGGGAGAcaggaaattttccatttcactcGCTATTCAGAGCTACTTGCAAGGGTGTAATCCTTCGAGGATGTAGGTTGTTTCACTTGCCGACGTGGTTGTGTGTCCTGCTTCACGTTTTCCGGGCGGCGGTTGTTTTGCCTAATTTGGCGTTTGTTAGATACTTCCTTGCATTTCTGTGCGTCTGGTTCTACTCGGCGAGCTCGATGGCGAATATGGGACGAGCTGTCGCACGATTCTGAAATAGCCCGGGGTTTATGAGCTAAATTCCTCCGGAATACTGTATCCACAGGGGGAGGATTATTTGGCTCCTCTCCTGCAGGAGCTTCCTCTTTTTCTCCTTTAATTTGTGATACAACTGGGCTCATAGTCCATTTAGTATCTTTTTGTTCTGAAGGCTTGCATATTTCCTTCATTTTGTTCAGTTTATCCGAAAGTTCTGTGTAAGCTTTTTCTACTAATTGCAAATCTGCTTCCCAatctttttggaatttttcgaGTTTTTCTTTGTCGGCCTTGCATACGCTCTCaagttgtcttttatattctttTCCATTATATAAAGCCTCAACCTTGTCTTCTAACCTGCGGATGTTTTCGATCTCTTCGCGGACATCCATATCTACCATGCAAATAGCCGAGACTTTTGGGCAGCAAACCGCAAATCTAATTTTGAAAAGATGTATCTGGAGTTTCTTCATTTTCTCTAACTTAACCATTAGAATGTTATGCAGGGTATTTTTGCGGCACACCAACAACTCCTTCTGGCGACAGCAGTTCCTCAGTGTGGTGGTTTTCTCcttaattttgcagcaatattcaACAATCTCTTCTTCTAGCATATGAATTCTCGCATCAAAAATTTTGCTCAGCATACTTGGTCCACAGCAAATGGGATGAACAGGGGCCATTGgttttttatttgagcagtCCCTCCAGTCAAAATTGGTTGAATCGATTTGCGGAGCCCCAGATTCGAAAGGCCTGGTAAAGCCAATTACCTGAGCGCTTTTTGGGTGGCTAAGCCTACCAGTGGACACATTAAATTCTTCGGAAAGAGTGCGCGATGGACTGAGAAATGTCTGGAAGGGCAAATTTAATCCCATAATAGATTGTTCTGCAATGTGTAGCTTCCATGGGATATTTATCATCTCGTCGTCTGCCATATGAAGGTCTATCATTGACCGGTGGGATGATGACGAAGCTATAATAG is a window encoding:
- the LOC119660952 gene encoding uncharacterized protein LOC119660952, translating into MPSIIDLKEVDSIFPRTQDNKDIIRNESALSLVENSEKQRKRRRKLSEKEADSNQLAPVNLNDQASSSSHRSMIDLHMADDEMINIPWKLHIAEQSIMGLNLPFQTFLSPSRTLSEEFNVSTGRLSHPKSAQVIGFTRPFESGAPQIDSTNFDWRDCSNKKPMAPVHPICCGPSMLSKIFDARIHMLEEEIVEYCCKIKEKTTTLRNCCRQKELLVCRKNTLHNILMVKLEKMKKLQIHLFKIRFAVCCPKVSAICMVDMDVREEIENIRRLEDKVEALYNGKEYKRQLESVCKADKEKLEKFQKDWEADLQLVEKAYTELSDKLNKMKEICKPSEQKDTKWTMSPVVSQIKGEKEEAPAGEEPNNPPPVDTVFRRNLAHKPRAISESCDSSSHIRHRARRVEPDAQKCKEVSNKRQIRQNNRRPENVKQDTQPRRQVKQPTSSKDYTLASSSE